A genomic window from Silene latifolia isolate original U9 population chromosome Y, ASM4854445v1, whole genome shotgun sequence includes:
- the LOC141628621 gene encoding uncharacterized protein LOC141628621, whose translation MASHHTRSISLPSTYTSHPITAQFDEQLCRLRSSQAASTSSSSISHRLTSLSELYVFVDEMLQLPSSQQSLRQIQAILDGSLSLIDACSTSRDVLQQSKEQLQNIQSVLHRRCSGELNITCEIAEYLKARKTVKKAVKNCLKNIKIEKADASEFFMNDVEEITLDIFRSLLSYIGGTKFHSKKSWSLVTKFIHNNSEKQVSVAETNVFDDVDATLGSLDYQKKTSVNLQNLKNQMANLETEIEELEDVLECLFRHLVMIRSTLLNILSN comes from the coding sequence ATGGCTTCTCATCACACACGTTCGATCAGTTTACCATCTACCTATACATCTCACCCAATCACAGCTCAATTCGATGAGCAATTGTGCAGATTGAGGTCCTCTCAAGCTGCCTCCACTTCATCTTCGTCGATAAGTCACCGACTTACAAGCCTTTCGGAATTGTATGTCTTTGTTGACGAGATGCTTCAACTGCCTTCTAGCCAACAATCCCTAAGACAAATCCAAGCTATACTCGATGGATCTCTAAGTCTTATAGATGCTTGTAGCACATCAAGGGATGTCTTGCAACAGTCCAAAGAACAGCTTCAAAACATCCAATCAGTTCTCCACAGAAGGTGCAGTGGTGAACTGAACATTACCTGTGAAATCGCTGAATATCTCAAAGCGAGAAAAACCGTCAAGAAAGCAGTCAAGAATTGCTtgaaaaacatcaaaattgaaaaggCCGATGCTTCTGAGTTCTTCATGAACGATGTTGAAGAGATAACGCTTGACATCTTTAGGTCGTTGTTATCTTACATTGGCGGTACAAAGTTTCATTCTAAGAAAAGCTGGTCTCTAGTCACCAAATTCATTCACAACAATTCCGAGAAACAAGTATCAGTGGCAGAAACCAACGTATTTGATGATGTTGACGCGACTTTAGGATCACTAGACTACCAGAAGAAAACAAGTGTTAACTTACAGAATCTCAAGAACCAAATGGCCAACTTAGAAACCGAAATTGAAGAACTTGAGGATGTATTAGAATGTTTATTTAGGCATCTGGTTATGATCAGATCAACTCTACTCAACATTCTTAGCAACTAG